In Mixophyes fleayi isolate aMixFle1 chromosome 11, aMixFle1.hap1, whole genome shotgun sequence, one DNA window encodes the following:
- the LOC142106642 gene encoding uncharacterized protein LOC142106642 — MFHLGTSDLIKQEPDPVDDNTDTEDFHSINFPARKNGSKQKRTVTRTLTAGPKKRKVGFQVPGDSLSLEEREATHLRVLEGMVKPFREQPSFVFDPIKAPDQKSESAAEQEDQRDIGNTDWCKCGRCSSMSTVEESICCHEISSLGSHLTDECTCITQHLAFQDLCSRSKLRRTSYRAFVIWAHGFLDFRNYKPIPACVVKRVQEFLPYPEDRNVGFLKMCDYPAAIMALDHI; from the exons ATGTTTCATTTAG GTACTTCTGACCTCATTAAACAAGAACCTGATCCGGTTGACGATAACACAGATACAGAGGATTTTCATAGTATAA ACTTTCCAGCTAGAAAGAATGGAAGCAAACAGAAGAGAACAGTCACCAGAACA TTGACAGCAGGACCAAAGAAGAGAAAAGTTGGTTTTCAAGTGCCTGGTGATAGTTTGAGTTTAGAAGAAAGGGAAGCGACA CATCTGAGGGTCCTGGAGGGGATGGTGAAACCATTCAGAGAGCAGCCCAGCTTTGTGTTTGACCCAATTAAAGCCCCGGATCAAAAATCAGAAAGCGCAGCAGAACAGGAAGACCAGAGAGATATTGGGAACACCGACTGGTGTAAATGTGGTCGCTGTTCCTCGATGTCTACTGTGGAAGAGTCTATATGTTGCCATGAGATTTCCAGTCTCGGCTCACACCTAACCGATGAGTGTACGTGTATAACCCAGCACCTGGCCTTCCAGGACTTGTGTTCTAGATC CAAACTACGGCGGACATCATACAGAGCCTTTGTTATATGGGCTCATGGCTTCTTGGATTTCCGTAACTACAAGCCTATCCCTGCTTGTGTGGTCAAGAGAGTACAAGAATTCTTACCCTACCCTGAAGACCGAAATGTTGGTTTTCTCAAGATGTGTGATTATCCTGCTGCAATAATGGCTTTGGATCATATctga